A single window of Falco peregrinus isolate bFalPer1 chromosome 11, bFalPer1.pri, whole genome shotgun sequence DNA harbors:
- the MAD2L1BP gene encoding MAD2L1-binding protein, producing the protein MMPCGARGRSNPSWPFYVGREMAAPGVAVAPVLARAASSASPLLIAEALPALDRGDEMRTRQSSPPVAYPSVSVVFPGAVSRESCCRFACELLKHVLYQRHQLPLPYEQLAHFCWRAAQGGEVMKKPPSMDLASKKCQQVLVELEEMFQHLEIMFSLTVVPRVLILLGGNVMSPKELYELNFEGICEGSAEESLKTGSCVRKLFHSLFVADVFSELKALPVMGTVVMLQGHRDCGVDWFRPKLNYKVPTRGRKLTVNLSCDGDVNVNASAPQHVTSAWEDYVWFQAPVALKGFHE; encoded by the exons ATGATGCCGTGCGGCGCACGCGGCCGTTCAAATCCCAGCTGGCCGTTCTACGTTGGCCGGGAAATGGCGGCTCCTGGCGTTGCGGTGGCGCCTGTTCTCGCCCGAGCGGCCTCTTCGGCGTCCCCGCTTCTCATAGCTGAGGCGTTACCGGCCCTAGATCGTGGTGACGAGATGAGGACCCGGCAGAGCAGCCCTCCGGTCGCCTACCCCTCGGTATCCGTGGTGTTCCCGGGCGCTGTGAGCCGGGAGAGCTGCTGCCGCTTCGCCTGCGAACTGCTCAAGCACGTCCTGTACCAGCGGCACCAGCTCCCGCTGCCCTACGAGCAGCTCGCCCACTTCTGCTGGCGGGCGGCGCAG GGTGGAGAAGTGATGAAGAAGCCACCCTCCATGGACCTGGCAAGCAAGAAGTGCCAGCAGGTGCTGGTAGAACTGGAGGAAATGTTCCAGCACTTGGAAATAATGTTTAGTTTGACAGTGGTTCCTCGGGTTCTTATTCTGCTTGGAGGCAATGTCATGAGCCCCAAGGAGCTCTATGAGCTCAACTTTGAGGGTATCTGTGAGGGCAGCGCTGAGGAGAGCCTCAAAACTGGATCCTGTGTTCGCAAGCTCTTTCACTCACTCTTTGTTGCAGATGTCTTCAGTGAGCTGAAGGCTCTCCCTGTCATGGGCACTGTTGTTATGCTCCAGGGACACCGTGATTGTGGTGTTGATTGGTTCCGGCCCAAGCTCAACTATAAAGTGCCAACCCGAGGGAGGAAACTAACTGTTAACCTGTCCTGTGATGGAGACGTCAACGTAAATGCCTCGGCTCCTC